Proteins encoded in a region of the Vibrio sp. CB1-14 genome:
- the yigB gene encoding 5-amino-6-(5-phospho-D-ribitylamino)uracil phosphatase YigB, whose protein sequence is MRFYRSLETIKAMTFDLDDTLYDNWPIIREVERKATQWLQQHHPISQQWDKAQWQAFKFQLAETNPMLKHDVTEWRYQQIKQGLGHLGYDDPKATEAAKTLVNHVLKWRSDFDVPHETHQFLTTLSKKMPLVAITNGNVDVDKIGLGRYFSLVLKAGPDGRAKPYADMFDKAADFLALPRQQILHVGDHVVTDVAGAKRNGFSACWFNDKGLEPRDVRRMKLLPDVEISRIEQLLELTR, encoded by the coding sequence ATGCGCTTTTATCGTAGTCTAGAGACCATCAAGGCGATGACCTTTGACCTTGATGACACCCTTTATGACAATTGGCCGATCATTCGTGAGGTAGAGAGAAAAGCGACTCAGTGGTTGCAGCAACACCACCCGATTAGCCAGCAGTGGGACAAAGCCCAGTGGCAAGCGTTCAAATTTCAGTTAGCAGAGACAAACCCGATGCTGAAACACGATGTCACCGAGTGGCGTTATCAGCAGATAAAACAGGGGCTGGGGCATTTGGGTTACGATGATCCCAAAGCTACCGAGGCTGCGAAAACGCTAGTAAATCATGTGTTGAAATGGCGCAGCGACTTTGATGTTCCACATGAAACACATCAGTTTTTGACAACCTTGAGTAAGAAGATGCCACTGGTGGCCATCACCAATGGCAATGTCGATGTCGATAAAATCGGTTTGGGGCGCTACTTTTCCTTAGTGCTAAAGGCAGGCCCTGATGGCAGAGCCAAGCCTTATGCGGATATGTTCGACAAAGCGGCAGATTTTCTGGCCTTGCCGCGCCAGCAGATCTTGCATGTGGGCGATCATGTGGTGACGGATGTAGCAGGAGCCAAGCGTAACGGTTTTAGTGCTTGCTGGTTTAACGATAAAGGTCTTGAGCCTCGTGATGTTCGTCGAATGAAGCTGCTGCCAGACGTTGAGATAAGCCGCATTGAGCAGCTGCTTGAGCTCACGCGCTAA
- a CDS encoding tRNA-uridine aminocarboxypropyltransferase → MKPMCTTCGFIHNCYCEVIPTIASDLCFTLLTHPNELSRATNTGKLIDRLFASSQVTQWQRKQPCERCLPETSPNLPVLVFPCEDSVPLDEWQAQQPGKMSNFIVLDSTWQEAKKMLNRSAWLQALPKVHLDTEQLSRYALRRNQQAGNLCTFEVCAEITRQVASEQDANAMLTFFDEYMLRFQAERSGHALTR, encoded by the coding sequence ATGAAGCCGATGTGCACAACCTGTGGTTTTATCCACAATTGCTATTGTGAGGTGATCCCAACGATCGCCTCTGATCTTTGCTTTACCCTACTCACTCACCCTAATGAGCTTTCTCGAGCAACCAATACTGGAAAGCTGATCGATAGATTGTTTGCGAGCAGCCAGGTAACCCAGTGGCAACGTAAACAGCCCTGTGAGCGCTGCTTGCCAGAAACCAGCCCTAACCTGCCCGTATTGGTTTTTCCGTGTGAAGACAGTGTGCCGCTTGATGAGTGGCAAGCGCAGCAGCCAGGGAAAATGAGTAACTTCATTGTGTTGGATAGCACCTGGCAGGAAGCGAAAAAGATGCTCAATCGCAGCGCTTGGCTGCAAGCGCTACCCAAAGTGCATCTGGATACAGAACAGCTATCGAGATATGCATTGCGAAGAAACCAACAAGCCGGGAATTTGTGTACTTTTGAGGTGTGTGCTGAGATCACTCGACAAGTAGCAAGCGAGCAAGACGCCAACGCCATGCTCACGTTCTTTGACGAGTATATGCTGCGCTTTCAAGCAGAGCGCAGCGGACACGCTTTGACGCGATAA
- a CDS encoding COG3650 family protein, with protein sequence MTMSRLPLAVAPLILLQACSSFNSESPQSAPQVPSAELSRPETITPQTYVMRGQAVIGHETRTIQPCGSQHQYWLELPKNVRPEAEKLTRKPYQPVYAEVIGYLEPPSHRGFDSDYTGRFVVKQVNMLTAENPKRCNQPLRPTQVLGNEPFWSLKFDNSKQASFAMMGEDKQSLKLKDRKLTQTTRRYEFDDANLQMSNKLCNDTMSDTLYGWTGVITIDGQTRQGCATLSNSDTTLSWTGNYVAQSTETAGFTVSMTLLPDHTAITRYEYPDNSPATEERGFWQQLNNKQVQVIMTRHQQQYLVSQRIFTLDGNKLIAKQEKVGDIVYPIANGGLVLYKGE encoded by the coding sequence ATGACAATGTCGCGTTTACCGCTCGCGGTTGCTCCGCTCATATTGCTTCAAGCCTGTTCGTCTTTCAACTCAGAGTCGCCGCAAAGCGCACCTCAAGTGCCTTCTGCTGAGCTATCACGTCCAGAAACGATCACACCGCAAACCTATGTGATGCGCGGACAAGCTGTCATTGGTCATGAGACACGTACCATTCAGCCTTGTGGCAGTCAGCACCAATATTGGCTCGAACTGCCCAAAAACGTTCGCCCTGAAGCGGAGAAGTTAACCCGCAAGCCTTATCAGCCCGTCTATGCTGAAGTTATCGGCTATCTTGAGCCGCCAAGCCATCGCGGTTTTGATTCCGATTACACCGGGCGCTTTGTGGTGAAACAGGTCAACATGCTCACCGCAGAAAACCCAAAGCGTTGCAATCAACCACTAAGACCAACTCAGGTGCTGGGTAACGAACCTTTCTGGTCACTAAAGTTCGACAACAGCAAACAAGCAAGCTTTGCGATGATGGGTGAAGACAAGCAGTCGCTCAAGCTCAAAGATCGCAAGCTTACCCAAACGACACGCCGATACGAGTTTGACGACGCCAATCTGCAAATGAGCAATAAGCTGTGTAACGACACCATGAGTGACACCCTGTATGGCTGGACTGGCGTCATCACCATAGACGGCCAAACTCGACAAGGCTGCGCCACGTTATCCAACTCGGATACTACGCTAAGCTGGACTGGCAACTATGTTGCACAGTCCACTGAAACGGCTGGGTTCACGGTCTCAATGACGCTACTCCCAGACCATACCGCCATCACTCGCTATGAGTACCCAGACAACTCACCAGCCACCGAAGAGCGCGGTTTTTGGCAGCAACTGAATAACAAGCAAGTGCAAGTCATCATGACGCGCCACCAGCAGCAATACTTAGTGTCACAGCGAATTTTCACCCTAGACGGCAATAAGCTGATCGCAAAACAAGAGAAAGTGGGCGATATCGTTTACCCCATCGCTAATGGCGGCCTGGTGCTGTATAAAGGCGAATAG
- a CDS encoding EVE domain-containing protein, with translation MAYWLFKTEPDEFSIDTLRVKGSSCWEGVRNYQARNMIRDQMKLGDLVLIYHSSCKTIGVAGIARITKEAYPDHFQFDINSDYYDPKSDPDNPRWLMVDIEYVEKFKRVLPLSILKGMPELENMPLVKRGNRLSVMPVAESEWSAILTRVAR, from the coding sequence ATGGCATATTGGTTATTTAAAACAGAGCCAGATGAGTTTTCCATCGACACGCTGCGCGTAAAAGGAAGCTCATGCTGGGAAGGCGTTCGTAATTATCAAGCACGGAATATGATTCGTGATCAGATGAAGCTGGGCGATTTAGTGCTCATTTATCACTCCTCATGCAAGACAATAGGCGTGGCTGGTATTGCTCGTATCACCAAAGAGGCCTATCCCGACCACTTCCAGTTTGATATCAACAGCGACTACTACGACCCTAAATCGGATCCTGATAACCCGCGCTGGTTAATGGTAGACATTGAATATGTCGAAAAGTTTAAGCGCGTTCTGCCGCTAAGTATCCTTAAAGGGATGCCTGAGCTTGAGAATATGCCGTTGGTAAAACGAGGTAATCGCTTATCTGTGATGCCAGTAGCAGAGTCTGAGTGGTCAGCGATTTTGACGCGAGTGGCTCGCTAG
- a CDS encoding Cof-type HAD-IIB family hydrolase, translating to MTLNRDSIKIVASDLDGTLLAPDHLLSANSKQTLKELHAKGYTFIFATGRHHVDVAGIRESVGIPAYMITSNGARVHDEKDELLYSENIPQDMVQSVVDALNTDSELFVHMYQDDTWLLNQEDEFLRKFHTETGFTYTLFDASNAPTQGIAKIFITHPKQDHEHLVEFEDALREKFGDSLNIAFSTPWCLEVMAKEVSKGEALKAVAEKLGCGLENCIAFGDGMNDAEMLSMAGHGFVMENAHEKVKKALPNNTVIGSNADDAVAEFLKKHLL from the coding sequence ATGACCCTGAATCGAGATTCCATCAAAATTGTTGCCTCTGATCTAGACGGTACCCTACTGGCACCGGATCACCTTCTAAGCGCCAACTCAAAACAAACCTTAAAAGAGCTACACGCGAAAGGTTACACCTTTATCTTCGCCACGGGTCGTCATCACGTAGACGTGGCAGGCATTCGCGAATCGGTCGGTATTCCTGCTTACATGATCACCTCTAACGGCGCCCGTGTTCATGATGAGAAAGATGAACTGCTATACAGCGAAAACATTCCACAAGACATGGTTCAATCTGTAGTGGATGCTTTGAACACCGACAGCGAACTGTTTGTTCACATGTATCAAGATGACACTTGGCTACTAAACCAAGAAGATGAGTTCTTACGTAAATTCCATACTGAGACGGGCTTTACCTATACCTTGTTTGATGCCAGCAACGCACCAACTCAAGGTATCGCTAAGATTTTCATCACCCACCCAAAGCAAGACCATGAACACTTGGTTGAGTTTGAAGACGCACTGCGCGAAAAGTTTGGTGATTCGCTCAATATCGCATTCTCAACACCTTGGTGCTTAGAAGTGATGGCAAAAGAAGTGTCTAAAGGTGAAGCGCTGAAAGCTGTCGCCGAGAAGCTAGGGTGCGGACTTGAAAACTGTATCGCATTTGGCGATGGCATGAACGATGCCGAGATGCTGAGCATGGCGGGTCATGGTTTTGTGATGGAAAATGCTCACGAGAAAGTGAAAAAAGCCTTACCAAACAATACCGTCATTGGCAGCAATGCCGATGATGCCGTTGCAGAGTTTTTAAAGAAACACCTACTGTAA
- a CDS encoding alpha/beta fold hydrolase — protein MKWAYVCTKNATDISYTQEPQFEQVINTQIAQLWESRHEGKLRAKDGTKLYWCKLTHESHTKALVVVNGRIESAWKYQELFFDFYQQGYNIYSFDHRGQGLSTHLAPNPEMGHINEFDDYLDDMQLLLESFDLSHYEQRHLLAHSMGGNISTRYLQTRPNHGFDKIALSAPMYGVNVPWYLKPIAIWLSQIMTAIYPTPTYAPGYQGYVAKPFDINPLSSSKVRYHWFRDLYEKMPELKIGGPSTRWVWQGLMAAKQCIQQTRQVNIPLLVVQAGADQIVSNQDQLRFINKLSGTNANAALVTVDGAKHEVLFEKDQYRNQALDAITTFFGDNTFFTDK, from the coding sequence TTGAAGTGGGCCTATGTATGCACAAAAAATGCTACTGACATCTCTTATACTCAAGAGCCACAATTTGAGCAAGTAATAAACACACAAATCGCTCAATTATGGGAGAGTCGCCATGAGGGCAAGCTCCGAGCAAAAGATGGCACAAAGCTTTATTGGTGTAAGTTAACCCACGAGAGCCATACCAAAGCCCTTGTGGTCGTCAACGGGCGCATCGAGTCAGCCTGGAAATATCAGGAGCTGTTTTTCGACTTCTACCAGCAAGGCTACAACATTTATTCATTTGATCATCGCGGTCAGGGACTGTCTACTCACCTAGCACCCAACCCTGAAATGGGTCACATCAATGAGTTTGACGACTACCTCGATGACATGCAGCTGCTGCTAGAGAGCTTTGATTTAAGCCACTATGAGCAGCGCCACTTACTCGCACACTCGATGGGCGGCAATATTTCTACTCGATATCTGCAAACTCGCCCCAATCATGGTTTCGATAAGATTGCACTGAGCGCCCCCATGTATGGCGTGAACGTCCCTTGGTACCTGAAGCCGATCGCCATTTGGCTCTCGCAGATCATGACAGCGATTTACCCAACCCCAACCTATGCACCCGGCTATCAAGGTTATGTAGCAAAACCGTTCGACATCAACCCGCTCTCTTCAAGTAAAGTGCGTTACCACTGGTTTCGTGATCTGTATGAAAAGATGCCAGAGCTAAAAATTGGCGGCCCGAGCACGCGTTGGGTATGGCAAGGCTTGATGGCGGCTAAACAATGTATTCAACAGACGAGGCAGGTCAATATTCCACTGCTTGTCGTCCAAGCTGGCGCCGATCAAATTGTGAGTAACCAAGACCAACTGCGTTTTATCAATAAACTGTCAGGCACCAATGCCAACGCAGCCCTTGTGACTGTCGATGGCGCCAAACACGAAGTGCTGTTTGAAAAAGACCAATATCGCAACCAAGCACTGGATGCGATAACCACATTCTTTGGCGACAACACGTTCTTTACTGATAAATAG
- the rhtB gene encoding homoserine/homoserine lactone efflux protein: MDYHVWFAYVVTAIVFSLAPGSGTVNSISNGLSYGTRKSLAAIAGLQIGLAIHIVLVGAGIGALVAQSALAFSVIKWVGVVYLIWLGIQKWRDTESVSAKAAHESRSAGQLLRSAVLINLTNPKSIVFLVALFPQFIDPAGDQFQQLMILGITTVVIDSLVMLGYTSLASQMGRYIRSDRVMGRINKVFGSMFVGCGALLAAAKS; encoded by the coding sequence ATGGATTATCATGTTTGGTTCGCTTACGTGGTGACAGCAATCGTGTTCAGTTTGGCGCCGGGATCGGGCACCGTTAATTCGATCAGCAATGGCTTGAGCTATGGGACGCGTAAATCCCTTGCAGCCATTGCGGGTTTGCAGATCGGGCTGGCGATTCATATTGTTCTGGTAGGTGCAGGTATTGGCGCACTTGTCGCACAATCTGCATTGGCATTCAGTGTGATCAAGTGGGTTGGGGTGGTGTACCTCATTTGGCTTGGCATTCAAAAATGGCGAGATACAGAATCTGTATCCGCTAAAGCTGCACATGAAAGTCGCAGTGCAGGACAACTGCTGCGCAGTGCGGTGCTGATCAACCTCACCAACCCGAAATCGATAGTGTTTTTGGTGGCACTGTTTCCGCAGTTTATCGATCCGGCGGGCGACCAGTTTCAACAGCTGATGATTTTAGGCATTACCACCGTTGTTATCGATTCTTTGGTCATGCTTGGTTATACCTCGCTTGCCTCTCAGATGGGGCGTTATATCCGTTCAGATCGAGTTATGGGACGCATTAACAAAGTGTTTGGCTCTATGTTTGTGGGGTGCGGCGCCTTGTTGGCCGCAGCCAAGTCGTAG
- a CDS encoding EAL and HDOD domain-containing protein, with product MYATYVARQPIFNARRHTLGYELLFRDGERNAFPAHVEANRATYRLIAENFLALGVNPTISNSRCFINFPQQSLIRRLPLILPKERVVIEILETCEPNDELYEAIKELSRSGYMIALDDFVYKEAWERFLSFVQIVKLDIMSMGVEQACQFVKRQKAKGSPRHYLAERVETEQEFLLTKQAGFKFFQGFFFSKPIMEKQVYISPEQLVAMELFQQVCVPEVDFDKIEQIVAKDVSLSYKLLQFVNTMSPRLESEISSFRQALVYLGQDKLKLFVSLTVASFISSNKPKALYELSLQRAQFCRLMTKYPPFRQYKDQAFMIGLFSILDALMDLSLEQLITQLPLCEEIKRALLERQGPYGRLLLIGECFESADWQGLEQHRVQLGVSQNQLFAALADAQRWSQKVQALS from the coding sequence ATGTACGCCACCTACGTGGCTCGTCAGCCCATCTTTAATGCACGTCGGCATACTTTGGGCTACGAGCTGCTGTTTCGTGATGGTGAGCGCAATGCGTTTCCGGCTCATGTTGAGGCCAACCGAGCGACTTATCGCCTTATCGCAGAAAATTTCCTTGCTCTTGGGGTCAATCCCACGATTTCTAATTCCCGCTGCTTCATTAATTTCCCACAACAGAGTCTAATACGTCGCTTACCACTCATTTTGCCAAAAGAGCGAGTGGTGATTGAGATCTTAGAAACCTGCGAGCCCAATGATGAGCTTTATGAGGCCATCAAAGAGTTATCGCGCAGCGGTTACATGATTGCTCTTGATGACTTTGTTTATAAGGAAGCGTGGGAGCGTTTCCTGTCCTTTGTGCAGATCGTTAAGCTCGACATCATGTCGATGGGTGTCGAACAAGCCTGTCAATTTGTTAAACGTCAGAAAGCCAAAGGCAGTCCAAGGCACTATCTGGCTGAGCGAGTGGAAACGGAACAGGAGTTTTTGCTCACCAAACAGGCCGGATTTAAGTTCTTTCAGGGCTTTTTCTTTAGCAAACCCATCATGGAAAAGCAGGTCTATATTAGCCCTGAGCAGCTGGTGGCCATGGAGCTGTTTCAGCAAGTGTGTGTGCCTGAAGTCGACTTTGATAAAATTGAACAGATTGTCGCCAAGGATGTCTCTTTATCCTACAAGCTACTGCAGTTTGTGAATACCATGAGTCCGCGTCTAGAGTCGGAGATTTCATCGTTTCGCCAGGCTTTGGTCTACCTTGGACAAGACAAGCTCAAACTGTTTGTGTCACTCACCGTGGCGTCATTTATTTCAAGCAACAAGCCTAAAGCTCTGTATGAGCTATCGCTGCAGCGAGCGCAATTTTGTCGCTTAATGACCAAATACCCGCCATTTAGACAATACAAAGATCAAGCCTTCATGATAGGTCTGTTCTCGATTTTGGATGCGTTGATGGATCTCTCTCTTGAGCAATTGATTACTCAATTGCCGTTATGTGAAGAGATAAAGCGCGCTTTGCTTGAGCGCCAGGGGCCGTATGGTCGTCTATTGTTGATTGGTGAGTGTTTTGAATCTGCAGACTGGCAAGGGCTTGAGCAGCACCGGGTGCAACTTGGTGTGTCACAAAATCAGTTGTTTGCAGCGCTGGCTGATGCACAGCGCTGGAGCCAAAAAGTTCAAGCGTTGAGTTAA
- a CDS encoding amidohydrolase family protein: MKLASSATRNAMLACFAILTSGCSAAYQGRINDAEVHLVDYFQRSDGAAALISTMDEQNIDHAYVMGLPVMKKWGASAPKAPRFVYGDDTPVYYYSFTDELIAREVESLPTESQARLHPFVSGFNTTDMNAAEHIERELNYRPGFWQGIGEVITRHDHLTALTSDEKPRANHPALSKVYNLAARHDMPVLLHTNITSQREDNPLYLQELEQALNQHPDTRFLWAHAGTTTTLTRTITMKFLYQTVADLLSEHDNLYILASWSLIEVMMPQGQIDRRWLSLIEAYPERFMIGSDVVGQFQYQAGALAVWSPILSALPTHVADKMAYQNMLSVLPKKPQQK; the protein is encoded by the coding sequence ATGAAATTAGCCTCAAGCGCGACACGCAATGCAATGCTTGCGTGTTTTGCCATACTCACATCAGGTTGCAGTGCCGCCTATCAGGGGCGTATCAATGACGCCGAAGTCCACCTTGTCGACTATTTCCAACGCTCTGATGGCGCTGCAGCATTAATCAGCACCATGGACGAACAAAACATCGACCATGCCTACGTCATGGGCTTACCCGTGATGAAAAAGTGGGGTGCCAGCGCACCAAAAGCGCCCCGCTTTGTCTACGGTGACGATACTCCTGTGTATTACTACTCCTTCACCGATGAACTCATCGCACGTGAAGTAGAATCATTGCCAACCGAAAGCCAAGCCAGACTGCACCCATTTGTCAGTGGCTTCAACACCACAGACATGAATGCAGCTGAGCATATCGAGCGAGAGCTCAACTACCGTCCTGGGTTTTGGCAAGGTATTGGCGAAGTGATTACCCGCCATGACCACCTAACCGCGCTGACCTCAGATGAAAAACCGCGAGCCAACCACCCTGCACTGAGCAAGGTGTATAACCTCGCCGCGCGCCACGATATGCCGGTACTGCTGCACACCAACATCACCTCACAGCGAGAAGACAATCCTCTCTACTTGCAAGAGCTAGAACAAGCACTAAACCAGCACCCAGACACCCGCTTTCTCTGGGCGCACGCAGGAACGACGACGACTCTGACCAGAACCATCACCATGAAGTTTCTGTACCAGACCGTTGCGGATTTGCTAAGCGAGCACGATAACCTGTATATCTTGGCATCATGGAGTTTGATTGAGGTTATGATGCCTCAGGGGCAAATTGATCGCCGCTGGCTATCGCTGATTGAAGCCTATCCAGAGCGGTTTATGATTGGTAGTGATGTAGTTGGACAGTTCCAATATCAGGCAGGAGCCTTGGCAGTATGGTCGCCGATCTTGTCCGCACTTCCGACGCACGTTGCCGACAAGATGGCCTACCAAAACATGCTGAGTGTGTTACCGAAGAAACCGCAGCAGAAGTGA
- a CDS encoding DUF2500 domain-containing protein: MPISLILAVVLLIGVAGYLFVFVQRKHTFGVDAPERKAAVTILDKQVMATEDPTQEDEYWIYIQKGTFGPKREFQIGVHYYHHLNPGDKGMLTYQGDKFLHFALKR, encoded by the coding sequence ATGCCTATCTCTCTCATTCTAGCGGTGGTGCTACTGATTGGCGTCGCCGGCTATCTCTTTGTTTTTGTGCAACGAAAGCACACGTTTGGTGTCGATGCACCGGAACGAAAAGCGGCGGTCACTATTCTCGATAAGCAGGTGATGGCTACCGAAGATCCAACCCAAGAAGACGAGTATTGGATCTATATTCAAAAAGGCACCTTCGGGCCCAAGCGAGAGTTTCAGATCGGCGTTCACTATTATCACCACCTTAACCCTGGTGACAAAGGGATGCTGACCTATCAAGGTGATAAATTCTTACACTTCGCTCTTAAGCGTTAG
- a CDS encoding DUF4145 domain-containing protein translates to MSDIESVVIRTRRLEKLLRQQYRADGKGLHQLVTSCEERLPHDVVSKLRYIATIRNKIVHEDDFELDDKSGFLRACDECEQELTPRSSRFIWRTAMWLMALITLIAMGFYYVHWEKVLHILAK, encoded by the coding sequence ATGTCTGATATAGAAAGTGTGGTTATCCGCACAAGACGTTTGGAAAAATTGCTCAGGCAGCAATATCGAGCGGATGGTAAAGGTCTGCATCAGCTAGTGACGAGCTGTGAAGAGCGTCTGCCTCATGATGTGGTTAGTAAATTGCGTTATATCGCCACCATTCGCAATAAAATCGTTCATGAGGACGATTTTGAATTAGACGACAAGTCTGGTTTTTTACGTGCTTGCGATGAGTGTGAACAAGAACTCACACCACGCAGTAGCCGTTTTATCTGGCGCACCGCGATGTGGCTGATGGCCTTGATTACTTTAATCGCGATGGGGTTTTATTACGTGCACTGGGAAAAAGTGCTGCACATTCTCGCCAAATAG
- a CDS encoding lysoplasmalogenase family protein translates to MCMWSWLAVALSGLLYIFADEKGDKVRMVLFSLLTHALLATMILATDHLQSYQMWMLLGLGVFAVSDAIAQWQQHTKLSFVGFILAQLVYSWAMWGVVNSQFVLWLPALLLCIAIVTFLLLLPRLDSFLMPVAFMGLSLVHLLCAAGEAWLIAGTSSSTLGFCGALVLMLSALLLALDQYHFQSRRARYAVSGSYYAAQSLLVASALSFAAQ, encoded by the coding sequence ATGTGTATGTGGAGTTGGCTGGCAGTCGCGCTTTCGGGCTTGCTGTATATTTTTGCGGATGAAAAAGGGGACAAGGTCAGAATGGTGCTGTTCAGTTTGCTGACGCATGCACTGTTGGCCACAATGATATTGGCCACTGACCATTTGCAGTCCTATCAAATGTGGATGTTGCTTGGGCTTGGAGTGTTCGCGGTGAGCGACGCGATAGCACAGTGGCAACAGCATACTAAATTGAGCTTTGTTGGCTTTATCCTCGCTCAGCTGGTTTATAGCTGGGCGATGTGGGGAGTCGTGAACAGTCAGTTTGTGCTCTGGTTGCCTGCACTACTGCTGTGTATTGCCATAGTGACATTTCTATTACTTTTACCGCGTTTGGACTCGTTTTTAATGCCAGTGGCATTCATGGGACTATCTTTAGTGCACTTGCTTTGTGCTGCAGGAGAGGCGTGGCTGATCGCCGGTACTTCATCATCTACCTTGGGCTTTTGCGGGGCGCTGGTATTGATGTTATCTGCACTACTTTTGGCACTCGACCAATATCACTTTCAGTCTAGGCGAGCCCGTTATGCGGTATCTGGTAGCTACTATGCAGCGCAAAGTTTGCTGGTCGCTTCTGCTTTGTCTTTCGCGGCGCAGTAA
- a CDS encoding YecH family metal-binding protein encodes MTASDIHAHKVLNLLREQPMSRTQLEQTVIEQFGANATFRTCSRDGFDLDSLLAFFVEKQKVIENDGLWSLNIERVCSH; translated from the coding sequence ATGACAGCATCTGACATCCACGCTCATAAAGTTCTTAATCTGTTGCGCGAGCAGCCGATGAGCCGAACGCAACTTGAGCAAACCGTTATTGAGCAGTTTGGCGCCAATGCCACTTTTCGCACTTGCAGTCGCGATGGTTTTGACCTTGACTCTTTACTGGCTTTTTTTGTCGAAAAGCAAAAAGTGATTGAGAATGATGGACTGTGGAGCCTAAACATTGAGCGCGTCTGTTCTCACTAA
- a CDS encoding YhgN family NAAT transporter, which yields MDILSAATMLFLIMDPLGNLPIILSILKHVDPERRRKILVRELCFALLILLLFLFAGKGILSFLHVEPETLSISGGIILFIIAIRMIFPQAGSVTGLAAGEEPFIVPMAIPMIAGLSVIASVLLLSTQNPDSLVELSAAVLIAWGATFFILMFYNFFHKLLGERGLKAVERLMGLMLVMISTQMFLNGLKSYMG from the coding sequence ATGGATATTCTTTCAGCGGCGACCATGTTATTCCTCATCATGGATCCGCTCGGCAACCTTCCCATCATACTTTCAATACTCAAACACGTCGATCCTGAGCGTCGTCGCAAGATACTGGTGCGCGAGTTGTGTTTTGCTTTGCTCATTCTGCTTCTGTTCCTTTTTGCAGGCAAAGGCATACTTAGCTTCTTACACGTTGAGCCAGAAACGCTGAGTATTTCGGGCGGTATTATCTTATTTATCATTGCGATTAGGATGATTTTCCCACAGGCGGGCAGTGTGACGGGGTTAGCCGCAGGTGAAGAGCCATTCATTGTCCCTATGGCGATCCCTATGATTGCGGGGCTATCAGTGATTGCGTCCGTTTTGCTGCTCTCAACGCAAAATCCAGACAGTTTGGTTGAGCTGTCTGCTGCGGTGTTAATTGCTTGGGGCGCAACGTTCTTTATTTTGATGTTCTATAACTTCTTCCACAAACTGCTGGGAGAAAGGGGCTTGAAAGCGGTCGAGCGCTTGATGGGCTTGATGCTGGTGATGATTTCCACCCAAATGTTCCTAAACGGGCTGAAAAGCTACATGGGTTAA
- a CDS encoding DUF1145 domain-containing protein, producing MKALLMLAKIAFGFVWFVLILNIFHPFPGKGAIALYIMTAFLFMMHGIQMAIFIGAFGDKLKLGTWEKYSILAFGIFALLDIRQKHMMGPAPEQDDESQEQK from the coding sequence ATGAAAGCGCTATTAATGCTGGCAAAAATCGCCTTTGGATTTGTTTGGTTTGTGTTGATCTTAAACATCTTCCACCCATTTCCAGGTAAGGGCGCGATCGCGCTGTACATCATGACCGCATTCCTATTTATGATGCACGGCATTCAAATGGCGATTTTCATTGGTGCCTTCGGCGATAAACTCAAACTCGGCACTTGGGAGAAATACTCAATTCTGGCGTTTGGTATTTTCGCACTGCTGGATATCCGCCAAAAGCACATGATGGGACCGGCGCCAGAGCAAGATGACGAGAGCCAAGAGCAAAAGTAG